TTTGCAAGATGCCAAATGCAATACAGCGGTGGTCAATAGTAGCTATCATCAGGGGAGATTTTTTCACCCGCGAAGCAAAACGTTTCGCAGGCTACCATTCTCAGGAATATCTTTTACACCTGAATGGTCGAAATACAACCGTTTGCGCCCGACTGTACATGAGCAAATCGCACAAGCAGGCATTCTTGCCCAAATGAAAGAGGCTTGTGAGCAGGCAGGGATGGGGTTTCATACATGGTGGGTTGGCCTCCACAATTCTACGCTTGGTTTTGCTCATCCAGATCTTTGTGTGCAAAACATTTGGGGGGATACATACACATACGCTTTATGTCCATCGCAGCTTGAGGTTCAGCACTACGCCAAGGCGCTGTTTACCGATACACTGGAGCAGGTCAAGCCAGAGCGGATCTTGATGGAAGCGACTGCCTTTTTGCCGATGAAGCATGGCGAGCATCATGAAGTATGCCTCTTGCCGTTAGGAGAATCGCTGCAATGGTTACTCTCGCTCTGTTTTTGCGGGGCATGTACGGAGCGTGCCGAATCGAAGCGAATCGATGTCGGAGCAGTCCGACAGCTTGTATCGAGGCTAGTCAGTCAGATGGTGGATGCCGATTCTCTCTCGCTAGTATCCGCTGAAGCGAGAGAAGTTGCCTTTTTACTTCTAGAATACCCAGAATTGTATCACTATCAGCAATCTCGTCTGGAAGTGGTAGAAGGGCTATGGAGGGGCTTGAAGGAAATCGCGCTAAGTATGGGGACTGCGTTGGATGGCTTTCCGTCCTCGACCCCTTTTTTTGTGAATCAGTCCTATTGGGAAGGGGTTTCGTTGCGAAAAGCAGCGGCTACTCTCGATCGTGTCGTTCCGCTCGCCTATGGAGACAGTATCGATGATGTGGCATATACGTTTCATGCGATCAAGCTTGTAGCGCCAGAAGCTGCGTTGGGAGCGGCTTTTTCCCTGCATCATAGTCAAATCCAGTCAGCAGTCGAGTTGGCAGCCAGGGTGAAAACAGCAGTGGACGCAGGCGCTCAATCGATTGTTTATTACAATCTCGGTCTGGTAAATAACCGCAGGCTGGACTGGATCAAACAGGCGAACCTTGCAGTTGAGGAGTGGAGATAGCTTTTTCATTCGTGGGTCTTTTTACATGGGTGAAACTGATGGATTAGAAAATCATACTCCAGTCCGACGCGCTTTCATAAAAAATGGTAAGATTGTCATAGTGAAGAGGAAAAAAGTTTGGTTCAGATTCTATTTGACCGGCAAATTAATCCTGCTTACAATAATATGATCGTTACCGTTTATGTAAAAACCGTCGAGTCGTTTTTCTAGAACAGCAGTTCTTGTCAAAAAGGGCGAAGACGTAAGGAAGGGAACAAAGGCGTGATTGTTACGACAGGACTTGAGCCTGGTGAAGAAACCTTGCGTCACGCAGCTGAATTGGCTAGTACTTTGGGGCTACAGGTTGTGAATCGACGCGATTTTTCATTGGGTCAAATGCGCAAGCGATATGGGGTAGAAGAAGTATTGGTGGTTTCCGCTCTCGGAGCACGTCTGGAAGTGCCGGGGAAAAAACCATTCTTTTTTCATCCGAATACATCTGCTTTTCGTATAAAGCGGCTCATGCGCGGCGATACTGATACTATGCTTGTTGCTTGCCAAATTCATCCAGGGGATGAAGTGCTGGACGCAACCTTGGGTTTGGGTGCTGATGCTATTGTATTTTCCCACGCGACTGGCGTAAATGGGAAAGTCGTTGGCATTGAATCTGAGCGATTGTTAGCCATCTTGGTAGAAGATGGACTGCGGCACTGGTCATCCGATGCGGAAGAATTGGAGCAAGCCATGCGTCGTATTGAGGTGCGATGTGGTAACCATCTAGAAGTATTGAGAGGACTGCCTGCACGTTCCTTCGACGTCGTTTATTTCGATCCCATGTTCGAGATAACTGTACAAAGCTCGTCGGGGATCGCTGGAGTCCGGGAGCTCGCCAATCCAGATGCTCTATCCGAGGAGGCTGTTTTGGAAGCGCAGCGAGTTGCGAGAAAACGTGTGGTAATGAAAGAAGGAAAAGAAGGTAGGATGTACGAGCGCTTTGGTTTTACACCGTTTCGCTCCCGCGGCCAGCAGGTCGTGTACAGCTACAAAGAGATAGGTGGAGGGGAGTGACCTTGCAACAAAGGGAAAGGTTAGTCGTGATTATTGGCCCAACATCGGTCGGAAAGACTCAGCTTAGTTTGGAGCTGGCCGAACAGTTCGACGGTGAGATCATTTCTGGAGATTCCATGCAAGTATACCGTGGAATGGATATTGGCACCGCAAAAGCAGAACCGGAGGAGCTTGCGCGCATACCGCATCACCTCATTGATATTAAAAATCCAGACGAAGAATACTCTGTCGCGATGTTTCAGGATAGTGCCGCAGCGTTGATTACAGACATCAATCAGCGCGGCAAACTTCCGTTTATCGTCGGCGGGACAGGTCTGTACATAGAATCGGTTACCCATCGATTTCAGTTTTCCACCACTTCTCAAGACCCCGAGCTCCGTGATCGTCTGCAAAGATTGGCTGACAGCGAGGGTGTGGAAGCACTGCACGCCAGACTAGCCGATGTCGATCCGATTACAGCCGAACGCTTGCATCCCAATGATGTAAAGCGGGTGATTCGTGCATTGGAGATTTATGAAAGCAGCGGGTACAAGATGTCCGACTTTCAGCTCCGGGCGAAGCATTCACCCTATGATTTAGTGATGATTGGTCTCACGATGGACCGCGCAAAGCTGTATGAACGAATCAACCATCGGGTTGAACTCATGATCGAAGCGGGACTGGTTGAGGAAGTGAGGGGGCTCTTGGATGCTGGCTACGACGCGTCACTGGTCTCTATGCAAGGCTTGGGGTACAAGGAGCTCATTCCTTATCTGTATGGAGAAATCACGCTAGAAAAAGCAGTGAACGACATACAGCAGCGAACGCGACATTTTGCCAAACGCCAGCTTTCCTGGTTCCGTCGAATGGAAGAAATTCAATGGTTTGACATGACCGATTCGGCCGAACAGAGGAATAACGTGGAAACTATCAAACGAATATTGGCAGGAAAGTTTCAACAATTGCCGAATATATAACATACAAGTCCTTTTAGGGGGTAGTGTACATGAAACAGACGATCAACATTCAAGATACGTTCTTGAATCATTTGCGGAAAGAAAACATCGCGGTTACCATTTACCTTGTGAACGGATTTCAATTGCGCGGGTATATTAAAGCATTCGATAATTTCACGATTGTGATTGATAGCGAAGGCAAGCAACAATTAGTATACAAGCATGCGATCTCCACTTTCACTCCGCAACGCCCTGTATCACTCATGTCTCAGGAGAACAACCAACAGTAAGCAAAGTAACACCAACAGCCAGGATGCATGCGATCCTGGTTCTTTTTTATGATCTGGCGCGATTAATGAAAATACCGTAAGCGCAAAGTGTATCAATAAAAAGCCCTGTCGCCGTAGAAGCGAACAGGGCTTTCACATTACTCCATGCAATGATTATTCGTGTAAATTTGGAACGTGATGCCGAACTTGTCCTTCACATTACCGTATGCTGGGCTGAAGAACGTTTCTTGCAGAGGCATAAGCACTTGGCCGCCTTCTTGTAGGGCATTAAAAATCTTATGAGATTGTTCTTTGTCATCGGTCGAGATGCAAATGGTCACTTGATCACCAGGCTGATGCGGTTGTCCTGGGAAGGTATCGGAAAACATCAGTTCCGTTTCACCGACGCGAATAGTAGCATGTCCGATGCGATTCTTGGCTTCTGGAGGCAATGGGAACTCGGGATTTTCCGGCATTTCACCGAAGGTTTGCTTGAACAGCACTTCCGCACCTAGCGCACCCTCGTAAAAGCTGATCGCTTCACTTGCCGTACCATTCAAAACGATGTAAGGAATCAAACGCAATGCCATCAGTCAACATCTCCCTTGGTTTTCATATGACCAACTGGTAGAACCCACTTACTATTCTTGCCTATAATGTGATTGTAATGCACGGAACGTATGTTTGCAAGTGAGGAATTGATCAGGACGCTGAAGAACTCCGCCGAACCATGACTACGTAGCAGACAATGGCACCGATTGTAGAAAGCGCAATGATGATCCCCATTGGTACTGCGGTATGTTCGCCGCTGATTCCCACAAGTGGAGCGACAATACCGCCGCTAATGAAGGAAAGTAGCCCCTGGAGAGCAGATGCGCTTCCGGCCGCCTTGCTTTGATTTTGCATGGCGAGGGAAAAGCCTGTTGCGCCGACAATCCCTACACTGGATACGACAAAGAAAAGGGGAACGAGAACAGCAATAAGACCAGCTTGTAGGAGAATCATTGCCAGAAGGAGGATTCCTCCGACTCCCGCAATGGTAATCCCAGCAATAAACAAGGAAGTTTCTTTCACTTTACCTGCAAGCTTCCCCGTGATTTGACTCGCAATAATAATGCCTACACCATTCAACGCGAAAATCAGACTAAACGTTTGTGGAGACACTTCAAATATTTTTTGAAAGACAAAGGGCGATCCGGCGATGTAGGCAAACATAGCAGCAGTCACCAGTCCCTGCGCCATGGCGTAACCCATGAAAACGCGATCCTTCAGCAAGGTACCAAAGGTCGCTAGTGTATTGCCGATTCCCGCCTTGGAGCGGCGCTCTTGTGGCAATGTTTCTGGAAGAGCAAGCACCACGACGAGGAACATGATAGCCCCAATCAGACCCAGTACGACAAACACGCCGTGCCAGGTAGTAAACTCCATGATTTGTCCCCCGACGATAGGTGCCGCAATCGGAGCGATCCCGTTAATGAGCATCAAGAGAGCGAAAAACTTCGTCAATTCTGTCCCCGCATACAAATCGCGAACCGTAGCGCGAGCGATCACAATCCCAGCAGAACCAGCAAGGCCTTGTACGAAGCGAAGCAAGACGAACGTATAAATAGAGGGAGCTACGGCACACAAAAAGGAAGAGACTGCATACAAAATGAGACCAATAATCAAAGGGATTCTTCGACCGCGTACGTCGCTGATCGGCCCCGCGAACAATTGACCGATGGACAGGCCGAGCATGCATGCTGTCAAACTAAGTTGGGTCATGGAGGTGCTCGTTTGCAAATCATCAGCAAGCATAGGAAGGGCAGGTAAATACATATCTAAGGACAGCGGACCAAAGGCAGATAACGATCCGAGAATCGCAGCCATCCACAGCCGTCGTGATTTGGTGCCAGTTAGGGATGAGGGATCAAGTTCTTTTGCTTCATCATTCACGGTAAGTTGTCAAACCTTTCTCATTATTTTTCCAGAAAAGAAGCTTTATGCAACTCTGAAGTGGGTTGCGTATTTTGCAAGTAAAAAGCTTGGAGGTTGCTGTGCATACGATCGAGTAAGCCCCGCAAAACATCTTTTTCTTCCTCTGAGAATCCGATGAAGCAGTGTTCCTCAATGACGCGCAATACTTCTTTGACATGCTTGGTAGCCATCCGACCTTTGTCGGTAAGATAAACGCGGGAGATTCGCTGGTCCCGTTCATCTGCTTTGCGCTCGACAAGTCCCGATTTGGCCATCCGATTAATCATGACCGTAAGCGTAGCGGGCTGTACCCCGATTTTTCGGGCCAATTCTCTTTGAATCATTCCATCTTTATCAAACAACCGCATCAAGAGAATGGGCTGACCGGGATAGACGTCGTATTTTTGAATCAGAAATTCTACATTTTGCCGATGCATTTTCATTACATGCGACGCAGAATGGGTTAATGCGGTTGCATAACTAAACTCCACCAAAGTACCCCCAATTAATTAGTTTGCGAATGAATATTTTGTTTCGTACGTTCGTAAGTCTATGCCTTGTCCTATTATACAAAAACGATTGGTCCCCGTCATGAAAATGATTTGCATTTGCGTGCTTCGGAAGGAAACACTGTATTCTTTGGAGAAGTAATAAAGTCCCTGAAAATCGAAAGAACAGGTTAGGTGAGAGTAAGATGATCCTGAATGAAAAAATAAAAGCGGCAGTCGTGCAATTAACAGGAGTAAACGGAGAAGATCTTGGAATCATCTCCACAAAAGAAGCGCTTCAAATGGCAAAAGAACAGGGAGTGGATTTAGTCTGTCTGTCTTTGGCTTCGAGTCCGCCGCCTTGTCAGTTAGTAAATCAAACGAATTATAAGGAACAGGTCATCAAGGATAACGCCAAAAACCGAAAAGCAGAAAAAGGCGTAAAAGTAAAAGAAATTCGTCTAAGTGCCTACATCGAAGACCATGATTACGATACGAAAAAAAGACAGGCAGAACGAATTCTTTCATCCGGGGATGCCGTGCAGTTGACTGTAAAATTGGAGAAAAAGGAAAGTCAGGAGGCCAAGCGATTAATTGAGCAGCTCATCAAAGATCTGACACATTGTGGAAAACAGGATAAAGGGATTCAAGTAAGCGGCAAGCAAGTAGTTGCCAATCTATTGCCACTCTAATGAGGAAAAGGGAGTAAGTGCATGCCTTTTACTTTTGCACATCCGGCTATTGTTTTACCGTTACGCAAATGCAAGTGGTTTTCGTTCTCTGCTCTCGTTTTTGGCAGTATGGCACCCGATTTTGAGTATTTCTTCCGGATGCAACCATTCAGCGTGTACAGTCACACCATGCTCGGATTGTGGCTGGTTGATTTGCCCATCGCGATCCTATTAGCGTTTTTGTACCAGTACGTGGTCAAAAAGCCGATGCTTGCACGTTTGCCAGAGTGGATTGGACGAGGGCTGGATTACACAAACAATGGAAGCAGAATGCCAGCGTGGCGAACGGCAATTGTTTTTCTATATTCCGCGATAATCGGTAGTTTGAGTCATATTGCATGGGACGCCTTCACTCATGACGGTGGTCGTATGGTTGACCACTTCTTGTTCTTGCAACAATCCATCTCGATCGCTCATTATCAAGTGCCCGTTTACAAGCTGTTGCAGCACGGTAGTACTCTTTTCGGCGGCTTGGCCATTTTGTATGTGATTGGGCGAAGAGCGCGGAAAAACAGACAGATCATCATGAGACAAGTACCTGTCTTGGAAAAATGGTTGTTCTGGTTTGGAGTGGGGTTGTTTGGTATCGTGATGGTCTTTTTACACGCATTCGTGGTAAAAGGACTTTCACCCTTCACCCATCCTTTGCAGCAAGTCGTTCCGTTTCTCTCAGGATCATTGCTTGGAATCGTGCTGCTCTGCTTCGCTGTGGACAGGCTCGGAATGAAATAGTAAAATCCCTCGTATGAGGGATTTTATTGTTTTTAAATGGAAAAATCCTCAGACTTCAAATTCATTAAATCATCACGGGTTGGGTCAGGAATTTTGAGCAATCTAACGGCTTGCACACGTATTGCCTTTTCAATATTGTTTCGTACATATCGTGCATTGCTGAAATTTACATGAAACGGATCGCTCGTTACTGTTAGCAGTCTTCTCCTCAGTTTTTCACTTGCTTCAGCAGAGATTCTATACTCCTTGTGCTTTGCCATTACATTTGCGATATCCATCAACTCATCCACCTCATAATCAGCAAAGTTGATGTGCACGGGAAAACGTGAAGGCAGTCCCGGATTTAACTCAAGGAATGTATCGATTTCATCATTGTACCCTGCAATGATACAGACGAAATCATTGCCAAAGTCCTCAAGGCATTTTGTAAGGCAATCTACAGCCTCTTTTCCAAAGTCTTTTTCACCGCCACGAGCTAAAGAGTAGGCTTCATCGATAAACAGTATTCCTCCCATGGCTTTCTTAACAAGATCACGGGTCTTTTGTGCCGTATGCCCAATAAATTCTCCAACGAGATCGGCACGTTCGACTTCAGTTAGATGACCCTTCGTTAAAACACCCATTTCCTTAAAGATCTTTCCGAAAAGGCGTGCGATTGTTGTTTTCCCAGTACCGGGATTTCCTTTAAAAACCATATGGAAAACTTGCTTCTCAACTTTAAGCCCGTGTCGTTCCCTTGCTTTATTCATTTTGATGAGCGCATAAATTTCATAAATCGTTTTCTTGGCTTCATGTAAACCAATCAGGCTTTCTAATTCTTCAAAAACAGTTGTTAAATTTGAACTCGACGTGGTACGAACTATTTCAGGTAAAGTATTT
The window above is part of the Brevibacillus antibioticus genome. Proteins encoded here:
- a CDS encoding class I SAM-dependent methyltransferase; this encodes MIVTTGLEPGEETLRHAAELASTLGLQVVNRRDFSLGQMRKRYGVEEVLVVSALGARLEVPGKKPFFFHPNTSAFRIKRLMRGDTDTMLVACQIHPGDEVLDATLGLGADAIVFSHATGVNGKVVGIESERLLAILVEDGLRHWSSDAEELEQAMRRIEVRCGNHLEVLRGLPARSFDVVYFDPMFEITVQSSSGIAGVRELANPDALSEEAVLEAQRVARKRVVMKEGKEGRMYERFGFTPFRSRGQQVVYSYKEIGGGE
- the miaA gene encoding tRNA (adenosine(37)-N6)-dimethylallyltransferase MiaA is translated as MTLQQRERLVVIIGPTSVGKTQLSLELAEQFDGEIISGDSMQVYRGMDIGTAKAEPEELARIPHHLIDIKNPDEEYSVAMFQDSAAALITDINQRGKLPFIVGGTGLYIESVTHRFQFSTTSQDPELRDRLQRLADSEGVEALHARLADVDPITAERLHPNDVKRVIRALEIYESSGYKMSDFQLRAKHSPYDLVMIGLTMDRAKLYERINHRVELMIEAGLVEEVRGLLDAGYDASLVSMQGLGYKELIPYLYGEITLEKAVNDIQQRTRHFAKRQLSWFRRMEEIQWFDMTDSAEQRNNVETIKRILAGKFQQLPNI
- the hfq gene encoding RNA chaperone Hfq is translated as MKQTINIQDTFLNHLRKENIAVTIYLVNGFQLRGYIKAFDNFTIVIDSEGKQQLVYKHAISTFTPQRPVSLMSQENNQQ
- a CDS encoding VOC family protein — encoded protein: MALRLIPYIVLNGTASEAISFYEGALGAEVLFKQTFGEMPENPEFPLPPEAKNRIGHATIRVGETELMFSDTFPGQPHQPGDQVTICISTDDKEQSHKIFNALQEGGQVLMPLQETFFSPAYGNVKDKFGITFQIYTNNHCME
- a CDS encoding multidrug effflux MFS transporter — encoded protein: MNDEAKELDPSSLTGTKSRRLWMAAILGSLSAFGPLSLDMYLPALPMLADDLQTSTSMTQLSLTACMLGLSIGQLFAGPISDVRGRRIPLIIGLILYAVSSFLCAVAPSIYTFVLLRFVQGLAGSAGIVIARATVRDLYAGTELTKFFALLMLINGIAPIAAPIVGGQIMEFTTWHGVFVVLGLIGAIMFLVVVLALPETLPQERRSKAGIGNTLATFGTLLKDRVFMGYAMAQGLVTAAMFAYIAGSPFVFQKIFEVSPQTFSLIFALNGVGIIIASQITGKLAGKVKETSLFIAGITIAGVGGILLLAMILLQAGLIAVLVPLFFVVSSVGIVGATGFSLAMQNQSKAAGSASALQGLLSFISGGIVAPLVGISGEHTAVPMGIIIALSTIGAIVCYVVMVRRSSSAS
- a CDS encoding MarR family winged helix-turn-helix transcriptional regulator, producing the protein MVEFSYATALTHSASHVMKMHRQNVEFLIQKYDVYPGQPILLMRLFDKDGMIQRELARKIGVQPATLTVMINRMAKSGLVERKADERDQRISRVYLTDKGRMATKHVKEVLRVIEEHCFIGFSEEEKDVLRGLLDRMHSNLQAFYLQNTQPTSELHKASFLEK
- the infC gene encoding translation initiation factor IF-3, yielding MILNEKIKAAVVQLTGVNGEDLGIISTKEALQMAKEQGVDLVCLSLASSPPPCQLVNQTNYKEQVIKDNAKNRKAEKGVKVKEIRLSAYIEDHDYDTKKRQAERILSSGDAVQLTVKLEKKESQEAKRLIEQLIKDLTHCGKQDKGIQVSGKQVVANLLPL
- a CDS encoding DUF4184 family protein, encoding MPFTFAHPAIVLPLRKCKWFSFSALVFGSMAPDFEYFFRMQPFSVYSHTMLGLWLVDLPIAILLAFLYQYVVKKPMLARLPEWIGRGLDYTNNGSRMPAWRTAIVFLYSAIIGSLSHIAWDAFTHDGGRMVDHFLFLQQSISIAHYQVPVYKLLQHGSTLFGGLAILYVIGRRARKNRQIIMRQVPVLEKWLFWFGVGLFGIVMVFLHAFVVKGLSPFTHPLQQVVPFLSGSLLGIVLLCFAVDRLGMK
- a CDS encoding AAA family ATPase; the encoded protein is MKQAGAIPQTEVLESSSSNNRIQVVFNRPVSVKQLNTLPEIVRTTSSSNLTTVFEELESLIGLHEAKKTIYEIYALIKMNKARERHGLKVEKQVFHMVFKGNPGTGKTTIARLFGKIFKEMGVLTKGHLTEVERADLVGEFIGHTAQKTRDLVKKAMGGILFIDEAYSLARGGEKDFGKEAVDCLTKCLEDFGNDFVCIIAGYNDEIDTFLELNPGLPSRFPVHINFADYEVDELMDIANVMAKHKEYRISAEASEKLRRRLLTVTSDPFHVNFSNARYVRNNIEKAIRVQAVRLLKIPDPTRDDLMNLKSEDFSI